The following proteins are co-located in the Noviherbaspirillum sp. UKPF54 genome:
- a CDS encoding anaerobic C4-dicarboxylate transporter produces the protein MDILLQVAIILACLFYGARKGGVALGLLGGIGIVIMTFVFKLTPGKPPVDVMLTIIAVVAASATLQASGGLEVLLQLAEKVLRRNPKYISILAPFVTCFLTILCGTGHVVYTMLPIIYDVAIKNNIRPERPMAASSIASQMGIMASPVSVAVVSLVAFLAKAPVAGHAIDFVMLLSISIPATLAGVLAIGVFSWFRGKDLDDDVEFQKRIADPETRKFVYGDSATLLGKTLEKGQWVAMWIFLGSIVVVSILGAFPSLRPLVAGKPLSMVLTIQMFMLLAGALIILCTKTDPMSIGKNEVFRAGMIAVVAVFGIAWMADTVFEGHLPQLKATLTELVKTQPWTYAIALLLVSKLVNSQAAAISAMVPVALAIGVPPGYVVAFMAAAYGYYILPTYPSDLAAIQFDRSGTTHIGKYVINHSFILPGLIGVSTSCLFGYLLASARSLL, from the coding sequence ATGGATATTCTGCTACAAGTCGCCATCATTCTGGCCTGCCTGTTCTACGGGGCGCGCAAGGGCGGCGTCGCCCTTGGCCTGCTCGGCGGGATCGGCATCGTCATCATGACCTTTGTCTTCAAGCTCACTCCCGGCAAGCCGCCGGTGGACGTGATGCTCACCATTATCGCGGTGGTGGCGGCCTCCGCCACGCTGCAGGCATCGGGCGGGCTGGAAGTGCTGCTGCAGCTGGCGGAGAAGGTCTTGCGCCGCAACCCGAAATACATTTCGATCCTGGCGCCGTTCGTCACCTGCTTTCTGACCATCCTGTGCGGAACCGGGCACGTGGTGTACACGATGCTGCCGATTATTTACGACGTGGCGATCAAGAACAATATCCGGCCCGAGCGGCCGATGGCGGCATCGTCGATCGCCAGCCAGATGGGCATCATGGCCAGCCCGGTATCGGTCGCGGTGGTCTCGCTGGTCGCCTTCCTGGCCAAGGCTCCCGTGGCCGGGCACGCCATCGATTTCGTCATGCTGTTGTCGATCTCGATTCCGGCGACGCTGGCCGGCGTGCTGGCGATTGGCGTGTTCAGCTGGTTCCGCGGCAAGGACCTCGATGACGATGTCGAATTCCAGAAGCGCATCGCCGACCCGGAAACCCGCAAGTTCGTCTACGGCGACAGCGCTACGCTCTTGGGCAAGACGCTGGAGAAGGGCCAGTGGGTCGCGATGTGGATCTTCCTCGGTTCCATCGTGGTGGTCTCGATTCTGGGCGCCTTTCCATCGCTGCGGCCGCTGGTGGCCGGCAAACCGCTATCGATGGTGTTGACCATCCAGATGTTCATGCTGCTGGCCGGCGCGCTCATCATCCTGTGCACCAAGACGGACCCGATGTCGATCGGGAAGAACGAGGTGTTCCGCGCCGGGATGATTGCCGTGGTCGCGGTGTTCGGCATCGCATGGATGGCCGACACCGTGTTCGAGGGGCATCTGCCGCAGTTGAAGGCGACGCTCACCGAGCTGGTCAAGACCCAGCCCTGGACGTATGCGATTGCACTGCTGCTGGTATCGAAGCTGGTCAATTCGCAGGCTGCCGCCATCAGCGCGATGGTGCCGGTGGCGCTCGCCATCGGCGTGCCGCCCGGCTATGTAGTGGCGTTCATGGCCGCGGCCTACGGCTACTACATCCTGCCGACCTATCCGAGCGACCTGGCAGCGATCCAGTTCGACCGTTCCGGCACTACCCATATCGGCAAGTATGTGATCAATCACAGTTTCATCCTGCCGGGCCTGATCGGCGTTTCAACGTCATGCCTGTTCGGCTACCTGCTGGCGTCGGCGCGTTCGCTGCTGTGA
- the ftsH gene encoding ATP-dependent zinc metalloprotease FtsH, translating to MNPKHIRLIISAVVAFVLFSALSQQFHFGEQGAATSVAYSDFLSQVKAKAIKEVVIEGTKVSAVTTEGKKLTTNTTLLDRGLVNDLIENNIKFDVKNPEGPSFLSQIFLSWFPMLLLIGVWIWFMKRQQGGKGGMFSFGKSKARLQDANTNVTTFADVAGCEEAREEVDEIVEFLREPRKFQQLGGHVPKGVLLVGPPGTGKTLLARAMAGEARVPFFTISGSDFVEMFVGVGASRVRDLFETAKQHAPCIIFIDEIDAVGRARGTGMGGGNDEREQTLNQMLVEMDGFEPNSGIIVVAATNRSDVLDKALLRPGRFDRQVMVGLPDIRGREKILRVHMRKVPLSSDVRADVLARGTPGFSGAELANLVNEAALFAARRNKNILDMQDFEDAKDKIIMGPERKSAVMREEERRNTAYHESGHAVVAKLLPKADPVHKVTIMPRGYALGLTWQLPEHDRVNMYKDKMLEDIAILFGGRIAEELFMHQQSTGASNDFERATKLARAMVTRFGMSETLGTMVYTDEQDGFGMNARSVSEETQQKVDDEIRRILDGQYALARQLIEANRDKVDVMAKALLEWETLDADQVNDIMAGSLPRAPKYATERRRTPGSGAGPAVPAVV from the coding sequence GTGAATCCCAAGCATATCCGTCTCATCATTTCCGCTGTCGTTGCATTTGTCCTGTTTAGCGCGCTCAGCCAGCAGTTTCATTTTGGCGAGCAAGGCGCCGCCACGTCCGTCGCGTACTCCGACTTCCTGAGCCAGGTAAAGGCGAAGGCGATCAAAGAGGTCGTGATCGAAGGAACCAAGGTCTCGGCAGTGACGACCGAGGGCAAGAAGTTGACCACGAATACGACGCTGCTCGATCGCGGCCTCGTCAACGACCTGATCGAGAACAACATCAAGTTTGACGTCAAGAACCCGGAAGGCCCGTCCTTCCTGTCCCAGATCTTCCTGTCCTGGTTCCCGATGCTGCTCCTGATCGGCGTGTGGATCTGGTTCATGAAGCGCCAGCAGGGCGGCAAAGGCGGCATGTTCTCGTTCGGTAAATCGAAGGCGCGCCTGCAGGATGCAAACACGAATGTCACGACATTCGCGGATGTCGCGGGTTGCGAGGAGGCGCGCGAAGAGGTCGACGAGATCGTCGAATTCCTGCGCGAGCCGCGCAAGTTCCAGCAGCTCGGCGGGCATGTGCCGAAGGGCGTGCTGCTCGTCGGCCCCCCGGGAACCGGCAAGACGCTGCTTGCACGTGCGATGGCGGGCGAGGCGCGCGTGCCGTTCTTTACCATCTCCGGTTCCGACTTTGTCGAAATGTTCGTCGGTGTGGGCGCGTCGCGCGTGCGCGACCTGTTCGAAACCGCAAAGCAGCATGCGCCCTGCATTATCTTCATCGATGAAATCGACGCAGTGGGCCGCGCGCGCGGCACCGGCATGGGCGGGGGGAACGATGAGCGCGAACAGACCTTGAATCAGATGCTCGTCGAGATGGACGGCTTCGAGCCGAACTCCGGCATCATCGTCGTCGCCGCGACCAACCGCTCCGATGTGCTGGACAAGGCACTGCTGCGACCGGGCCGGTTCGACCGCCAGGTGATGGTCGGCTTGCCGGACATCCGCGGCCGCGAAAAAATCTTGCGCGTCCATATGCGCAAGGTGCCGCTCTCCTCCGATGTGCGGGCCGATGTCCTCGCGCGCGGCACGCCCGGCTTTTCCGGCGCCGAGCTGGCCAACCTCGTTAACGAAGCGGCCTTGTTCGCCGCGCGCCGCAACAAGAACATCCTGGACATGCAGGACTTCGAGGATGCGAAGGACAAGATCATCATGGGGCCGGAGCGCAAGTCGGCCGTCATGCGCGAGGAAGAGCGTCGCAACACCGCGTACCATGAATCCGGCCACGCCGTCGTGGCGAAGCTGTTGCCGAAGGCTGATCCCGTCCATAAGGTCACCATCATGCCTCGCGGGTATGCTCTTGGCCTGACCTGGCAATTGCCCGAACATGACCGCGTGAACATGTACAAGGACAAAATGCTCGAAGACATTGCGATCCTGTTCGGCGGACGTATCGCGGAAGAGTTGTTCATGCATCAGCAATCGACCGGCGCGTCGAACGATTTCGAGCGCGCGACCAAGCTGGCGCGGGCCATGGTGACGCGCTTCGGCATGTCCGAAACACTGGGCACGATGGTCTACACGGACGAGCAGGATGGCTTCGGCATGAATGCGCGTTCGGTATCCGAGGAGACGCAGCAGAAAGTGGACGATGAAATCCGGCGCATCCTCGACGGCCAGTACGCGCTGGCGCGCCAATTGATCGAGGCCAATCGGGACAAGGTCGATGTGATGGCCAAGGCGCTGCTGGAGTGGGAAACGCTGGATGCGGATCAGGTGAATGACATCATGGCCGGCAGCTTGCCGCGCGCGCCCAAGTACGCGACTGAAAGGCGGCGTACACCGGGCAGCGGCGCGGGGCCGGCCGTACCCGCGGTGGTGTAA
- a CDS encoding crotonase/enoyl-CoA hydratase family protein, with translation MSELVSYQLADGIATLTLNNGKVNAISPDVIAALNAALDRAVEERAVVIITGQPGILSGGYDLKVMMSGPQNAIDLVSAGSTLARRMLAHPFPIIVACSGHAVAKGAFLLLSADYRVGVDGPFTIGLNEVQIGMTMHHVGIELARDRLSKAAFQRSVINAEMFTPQGAVEAGFLDKVVAPEQLMETAVAMAQQLQKINMGAHAKTKLKAREAFLKTLDKAIELDRAGLL, from the coding sequence ATGAGCGAACTCGTCTCCTACCAACTCGCCGATGGCATCGCCACGCTGACCCTGAACAACGGCAAGGTGAACGCGATTTCACCGGACGTCATCGCGGCGCTCAATGCGGCGCTCGATCGCGCCGTGGAAGAGCGCGCGGTGGTGATCATCACCGGCCAACCGGGCATCCTGTCGGGCGGCTACGACCTCAAGGTCATGATGTCCGGCCCGCAAAACGCCATCGACCTGGTGAGTGCCGGCTCGACTCTGGCGCGCCGCATGCTGGCCCATCCGTTCCCGATCATCGTCGCCTGCTCCGGCCATGCGGTGGCCAAGGGCGCCTTCCTGCTGCTGTCGGCCGATTACCGCGTCGGCGTCGATGGCCCGTTCACGATCGGGCTGAACGAAGTGCAGATCGGCATGACCATGCATCATGTCGGCATCGAGCTGGCGCGCGACCGCCTGAGCAAGGCGGCGTTCCAGCGGTCGGTGATCAATGCCGAAATGTTTACCCCGCAAGGCGCGGTGGAAGCCGGCTTCCTCGACAAGGTGGTCGCGCCCGAGCAGCTGATGGAAACGGCCGTCGCGATGGCGCAGCAGCTGCAGAAGATCAACATGGGTGCGCATGCAAAGACCAAGCTCAAGGCCCGCGAGGCCTTCCTGAAAACGCTCGACAAGGCGATCGAGCTGGACAGAGCTGGTTTGCTCTGA
- a CDS encoding class I SAM-dependent methyltransferase, whose translation MNTLMMGGLLALFAVLALTGVFFFVVTRGTLVVRGLSPRWQNATSHVYPVYSNMRLIRAVDFQPIISAILLFQYRRLVSKIVAEIRQMDLRNKKLLITSCAFGNVMPRVVKAALQAGAERVVIADIIPNELDHAKSKLAEYSEKLEFVEENATCMQQGDGAVAANVIFFLLHELPHHLKGQALNEAGRMLAPGGKLFLAEFHRPSVRVLRALSWAYFKVFEPLGLALWDTHDPISHLEDTGRWTCERSTYFFGNFQVITATKQ comes from the coding sequence ATGAATACGTTAATGATGGGGGGCTTGCTTGCCCTGTTCGCCGTACTGGCGTTGACTGGGGTTTTCTTCTTCGTGGTGACCAGGGGGACGCTGGTCGTGCGTGGGCTGTCGCCGCGCTGGCAAAACGCCACGTCGCACGTCTATCCGGTCTATTCGAACATGCGCCTGATCCGGGCCGTCGATTTTCAGCCGATCATCTCGGCCATCCTGCTGTTCCAGTACCGCCGGCTCGTGTCGAAGATCGTCGCCGAAATCAGGCAGATGGATTTGAGAAACAAGAAGCTGCTGATCACGTCCTGCGCATTCGGCAACGTGATGCCGCGCGTGGTGAAAGCCGCGCTGCAGGCCGGCGCCGAGCGCGTCGTCATTGCCGACATCATTCCCAATGAGCTGGACCACGCAAAGAGCAAGCTCGCCGAGTATTCGGAAAAGCTGGAGTTCGTCGAAGAAAACGCCACCTGCATGCAACAGGGCGACGGGGCCGTCGCCGCCAACGTCATCTTCTTCCTGCTGCACGAGCTGCCGCATCATCTGAAGGGGCAGGCCCTGAACGAGGCAGGACGCATGCTGGCGCCCGGCGGCAAGCTCTTTCTGGCGGAATTCCACCGGCCGAGCGTGCGCGTGCTGCGCGCGCTGAGCTGGGCCTACTTCAAGGTGTTCGAGCCGCTGGGCCTGGCGCTGTGGGACACGCATGATCCGATCAGCCATCTGGAAGACACCGGCCGGTGGACCTGCGAACGGTCCACCTATTTCTTCGGTAACTTCCAAGTCATCACTGCGACCAAGCAGTAA